From the Cryptomeria japonica chromosome 2, Sugi_1.0, whole genome shotgun sequence genome, one window contains:
- the LOC131873723 gene encoding putative disease resistance protein At1g59780 translates to MKSSQILLTLSGLGLARLPNLSEIEIEECLLLTEMGEEFGRKGCFPRLRKLKLWMLPSLESLCSSVEEGSLPMLQTLTISRCMKVKALPQGLGNLKSLEHIRGEKEWWNEISWRNEEMKNHLHAKYMEILEIHDNYHV, encoded by the coding sequence ATGAAATCTTCTCAAATACTGCTCACTCTTTCTGGATTAGGGTTAGCAAGACTACCGAATTTGagtgaaatagaaattgaggaatgCCTTTTGCTGACGGAGATGGGAGAAGAATTTGGGAGGAAAGGGTGCTTTCCAAGGCTGCGCAAACTCAAACTGTGGATGTTACCTTCTCTGGAGAGTCTGTGTAGTTCCGTCGAAGAAGGGTCTCTTCCCATGTTGCAGACTTTGACTATATCCCGCTGTATGAAAGTTAAAGCACTGCCACAGGGTCTTGGTAATCTCAAGTCTCTGGAACACATCAGAGGAGAGAAAGAATGGTGGAATGAAATTAGCTGGCGAAATGAAGAAATGAAGAACCATCTTCATGCGAAGTACATGGAAATCTTAGAAATCCATGATAACTATCATGTTTAA